The following are encoded in a window of Prevotella melaninogenica genomic DNA:
- a CDS encoding KpsF/GutQ family sugar-phosphate isomerase, with protein MNEAEQRLTQVRAYATQCIREEAEATLNLINQLDENFDKAVSLMFHCTGKVIVTGVGKSGNIGAKIAATLSSTGTPAFFVNPLDVYHGDLGVMTKDDVVLALSNSGQTDELLRFIPMVLHMNIPIIGMSANPNSLLAKYSTAHLKVWVEKEACPLNLAPTSSTTAALVMGDALAIALMRVRNFKPQDFAQFHPGGELGKRLLTTAQDVMRSDELPIIPKDMHLGEAIIHVSKGKLGLGVSLDNGKVIGLITDGDIRRAMERWQAEFFDHTVSDIMTREPKIVLPTTKITEIQQIMQQNKVHTVLVCDEERHFLGVVDHYSCML; from the coding sequence ATGAACGAAGCAGAACAAAGATTGACACAAGTCAGAGCGTATGCTACGCAATGTATCAGAGAAGAGGCTGAAGCTACACTTAATTTGATAAATCAGTTAGATGAGAACTTTGATAAGGCTGTTAGCTTGATGTTCCATTGTACAGGTAAGGTTATCGTTACGGGTGTTGGCAAAAGTGGAAACATTGGTGCTAAGATTGCTGCAACCCTTTCTTCTACTGGTACACCTGCATTCTTTGTTAATCCTTTAGACGTCTATCATGGCGATTTGGGTGTAATGACAAAGGATGATGTTGTGTTGGCATTATCAAATTCTGGACAGACAGACGAGCTACTCCGCTTCATTCCAATGGTGCTTCACATGAATATTCCTATTATCGGAATGAGTGCCAATCCAAATTCGTTATTAGCAAAGTATTCTACAGCCCATTTGAAGGTGTGGGTTGAGAAAGAAGCGTGCCCTCTTAACCTTGCTCCAACCAGTTCAACAACGGCAGCTCTTGTCATGGGTGATGCCTTAGCGATTGCGCTTATGCGTGTACGCAACTTTAAGCCACAGGACTTTGCACAGTTCCACCCTGGTGGAGAGTTGGGAAAACGCTTGTTAACTACAGCACAAGATGTAATGCGTTCAGATGAACTTCCTATCATTCCAAAGGATATGCACTTAGGAGAAGCTATCATACATGTTAGTAAGGGCAAGCTTGGCTTGGGTGTATCGCTTGACAATGGGAAGGTGATAGGCTTGATAACAGATGGAGATATCCGTAGAGCTATGGAACGATGGCAGGCTGAGTTCTTTGACCATACAGTCAGTGATATTATGACAAGGGAACCGAAAATTGTCTTACCAACTACGAAGATTACAGAGATTCAACAGATTATGCAGCAGAATAAGGTACATACAGTGTTAGTATGCGATGAGGAAAGACACTTCTTAGGTGTTGTTGACCATTATAGTTGTATGCTGTAA